The Solanum pennellii chromosome 11, SPENNV200 sequence ggcctagtacgtcaccttggggagcaccggtactgtttgtgaggaagaaggatgggtcgctgcggatgtgtattgattataggcagctgaacaaagtaacaataaagaacaggtatcccctcccaaggattgacgatctatttgaccagttgcagggtgcaaagtgtttttcaaagatagacttgcggtcaggttatcatcaggtgCGGGTAAGGGAGGCAGATATTCCAAAGACGGCATTCCGGACccgatatgggcattatgagtttagagtgctgtcttttgggctgactaatgctccagcggtgtttatggatttaatgaatcgagtatttaaaccattccttgatatgtttgttattgtatttatagacgATATTCTGGTCTATTCACGTTCAGAAGAGGAGCATGCAGACCATTTAAGGACGGTACTTAGGGTGCTTCAGCACCAGAAGTTGTATGCTAAATTTTCCAAGTGCGAGTTCTGGTTGACTTCAGTGGCATTCTTGGGGCATATTATTGGAGCTGATGGTATTCGGGTAGACACGCAGAAGATTGAGGCGGTAAAGACTTGGCCCAGACCTACGACACCTACTGAGGTACGCAGCTTTCTGGGGTTAGCAGGATATTACAGGAGATTCGTACAAAAGTTTGCCTCAATTTCAGCGCCTTTGACAAGACTAACTCAAAAGGCAGCCAAGTTCCAGTGGACGGATGCTTGTGAGCGAAGCTTCCAGCTATTGAAACAcaaattgactacagctccagtCCTAACTCTTTCGGAGGGACCAAACggctatgttatttattgtgatgcttcgggtgttgggctaggatgtgtattgatgcagcatggcaaagttatagcctatgcctcccAGCAGCGAGGaagcatgaaaagaattatcctacTCACGATCTGGAGTTAGCAGTCGTGGTtcatgccttgaagatatggaggcattatttatatggtgtccatgtggacatctatacagatcataagagtctcaatatatctttaaacaaAAGGAGCTGAACTTACGACAGAGGCGGTGGTTAGAGTTgctaaaggattatgatgttgatattttatatcatccagggaaagcaaatgttgtagcagatgctcttagccgTAAGTCCATGGGTAGCTTGACAGATGTACAACCATAAAGGAGGGAGATGGTTCGGGAGATTCAGCGGCTATCCAGCCTTGGAGTCCGTCTGGCTAATTCAGAAGATAGTGGAGTTTCTATTCGAGAGGTTGCTGAGtcctcaatcatagatgagGTAAAGAGACACCAGTACGAGGGCCCTATTCTGGCACAATATAGAATATGCAGctcttcaaaaggaaaagaccCCATTTAAGGTTGCACCTGACGGAGTGTTACAATATGAaggcagattgtgtgtacccGATATTGCGGGGCTACGACGGTAGGTTGTGGGAGATGGGAGAGGCACACTCTGCCCGTTATTCTATTCACTCAGGGTCAacgaaaatgtatcatgacctcagaTGCTTATactggtgggatggcatgaaaaaggacatagcggagtttgttgctcagtgcccgaattgtcaacaagtaaagatcgaacatcaaaagccAGGTGGATTATTACAGGAGGTAGATATcccgacttggaaatgggagatgattaatatggacttcattacaggcttacctcgcactcaacggaagtatgactctatatggaTTATTGTACATAGGCTGACGAAATCGGCCCATTTTCTTCCAGTCAGGACTACTTATTCGGCTGAAGATTATAAGAGGTTATATGTCAGGGAGATagtgagacttcatggggttcccACGTCCATTATATCAGACAGAGGAGCTCAATTTACAGCCAACTTTTGGAGATCGTTTCAGAAGGGATTGGGGACACAGGTGAACCTTAGCAcagcatttcaccctcagactgatgggcaggctgagcgtactattcagacattagaagatatgttgcgggcctgtattattgacttcaaaggtagctgggatgaccacttgccgctcattgagtttgcctataataatagctaccattctagtatccagatggcaCCGTACGAGGCCTGATATGGGAGGAAGTGCAGGTCACCTATTGGTTGGTTCGATGTTGGCGAGACAAAGTTAATAGACCCGGATATGATTCAGCAAGCTGTTGACAAGGTGAAGCTTATTCAGGAAAGATTATTAGCAGCCCAAAGTcgacagaagtcatatgcagataaTCGGTGTCGAGATTTGGAGTTTCAGATTGGTGACTGGTATTCCtgaaggtatcacccatgaagggagTGATGAGATTCGGCAGGAAGGGGAACCTCAGTCCGAGATACATTGGGCCTTATCAGATTGTTCGTAGGATAggcaaggttgcctatgagttggatCTACCATCTGATTTGGAGGCGGTACATCCAGTCTTCCATGTATCGATGCTACGtaaatgtattggtgatccttCTAGAGTATTCCCTGTAGATAATGTTCAGGTAACAGAGGAGTTGTCATATGAGGAGAAACCCGTAGCTATTCTTGATCGCCAGGTTAGAAGGTTAGGTACTAAGGATGTGGCTTCCGTCAAAGTGTTGTGGCGAATTAATAATAGGGAGGAGATGACTTGGGAAGCGGAAGacaaaatgaagaataagtatccataCGTGTTCCCCGTACCTGCAGGTAATTCAATTCCTAGCTTGACTATATTGATTGATAAACGAGATTATGTAGTAAGTTGTGACCCTGTGAGGCATCTGTAAGTTACAAAATGGAGGTTGATAGGTATAACTGTTAGAgagacctcgctggaatttttttttgtaagacgCTAACttaacattcgaggacgaatgttcctaaggggggaaggatgttatgcctcgtatttttaTACATAGTGCGCGTCATGAACAAGTAGATGtaagtccggggaatgagattttattttaagttccaagtgattaaaaaaatattaggcaaggatgttaattccaaatgtgatattaagtatgatttggctaatgtaagtgtcattaacattaagtgagggattaataagtggctgattaggattaaacTAATcaagtgggccccaccactcaaggcaaattaaaagaaatcagATTGGGAGCTGGCCCTTAGTGGGGCATgtgtagaggggggctgcctccacttcatattatGAATGAGGTGGTGAAATNNNNNNNNNNNNNNNNNNNNNNNNNNNNNNNNNNNNNNNNNNNNNNNNNNNNNNNNNNNNNNNNNNNNNNNNNgcagccatggaaatggagaaaaccaacCATGCAACTCTCGGCCAGCAGCTACAAaagaatttggttagtaatctctttGCCTGGTGTGTTAATTCCTTAGAATGCCATTGTTAATTAGCCATTAATGataagaagggggcgtgaccagtagcttagtaaatttgttttagttattgaatgtgctaagtatgaacggaaaccataatcggattattagtggtgtcgtgttagtgtttgggctgttttgattaaagcaaaatgcgggaaattctgttttggcgttatatatatgttaatgtgattatgggtttatactccaaaggatgaatacgataaggtagatgtgttgcgaattataaaacgagttatcgctcggtgtgtcgttgtTCCGTTACTATGGTTGccgagacggaactgttttggggggcggggggctgtttaatatgattcgttgggttatatgtgttattggtattgctgtggaaaatttgggttgttgtcggattgggacaaagtaaggaaaataggggaagtgctgccggattttcgttagattattagctagcttatacaataagtagtaaagcgcgacgtctatctaattgcggcacgattgttgcttgttatagattaatagcttgagcagtaaatattggNNNNNNNNNNNNNNNNNNNNNNNNNNNNNNNNNNNNNNNNNNNNNNNNNNNNNNNNNNNNNNNNNNNNNNNNNNNNNNNNNNNNNNNNNNNNNNNNNNNNNNNNNNNNNNNNNNNNNNNNNNNNNNNNNNNNNNNNNNNNNNNNNNNNNNNNNNNNNNNNNNNNNNNNNNNNNNNNNNNNNNNNNNNNNNNNNNNNNNNNNNNNNNNNNNNNNNNNNNNNNNNNNNNNNNNNNNNNNNNNNNNNNNNNNNNNNNNNNNNNNNNNNNNNNNNNNNNNNNNNNNNNNNNNNNNNNNNNNNNNNNNNNNNNNNNNNNNNTTTCCTCGggggggctgcgtttcatgcccgcaggtgtagacgcacagttcggtgatcctcccgcctaggatatctactctgctgattgggagagctccactgttccggagcccagtcgttttggtacataactttctgtgtagtcttttgcttgtctatgggtaccgcggggccctgtcccgtcgagtttcactactatactcttagaggtctgtagacattatgtgggttgcatatatatgttttggataatggtctggacatggtttttttgggatgtccgcttgtacaggggcagccttgttggctgcgtacatcattgtgtattgtgtagtggcagccttgtcggcttgcgtatgctattatgctttggatagtggcggccttgtcggctcgcgtatgttgttacggttgaatggttattactccttatgagacagatccactttatatatatatagtgttggggttggcttgatttgattaaattccatattgtcttagtttcagttggttatacttaacaggtttgtatgtgagtgtccaaaacgggcactagtcacggaccatcgggttgggtcgtgacatttacCCTCATAACTACGCCTTATCACTCTCTCTATATTTGTTTCCTTTGTCTCTTCCTTTAATCCTAACACAATGGATTAGGGGTGAGGATCAAAACTATGAGATCAATGAAAGGGGTTCGTTTTATTCTGTGGGTTCCAAATAAATTAAGGTTTTACGCTCAAGTGGGCTAGACTAGGGCTATTGAACAGGCTAAATTTTAAAACCTTTTCCAAAGAAAACATGTTATCATCTTTTCAAGCACAATAACAcctacatttcaattcaataacaACCTAGTAAGTTCTAGACTCAAAAAAATGTCATGTATATCATAACAAAGCCCACAACTCATGCCAAAATTCGTATTCAGGAAGATCAATTTCAGATCACAATCATGTTACACTGAAGGTTCATTTAATCTTAAATTGTACATTTCCATAGCACGCCTAAAATTTCATTGTATTcatatatcaattcaaatatgCTCTTTAATACATATGATTTTCGTATAGTTATGGCTTCAGCACAATCCAACCTACGAGTAAAATGACCAAACTGTCCTTAAGACGGTCGTCATCCATCATCTATCATTGAGCAACTTGACTCGATCTATTACTACTGACTCAATCctactaaaaaatattttttgcattttcttaCGGTTCAAAGGGACTATCATTGGCTAAAGAACCGTGAACAACTACCAAGGAAcccataataaaataaaaacataacagTCATACAACATTGCTCCAAGCTATCAAACTAATGCTTACCCACCCCACACTTATACAATATCACTATCCCCAGtgcattataaaaaaatttcaaccatGTTTAAAGGGTAAGGTAAACACTCCCTGATCAATCCTATATGGCGTCGTTGTCCTTGAAATAGTCACCTGCTTGTGTAGGGTCGAACTCTTCTTTAGAATTTGAGTCGACATATGAAATGGTGCGCAAGTACTCCTTATCCGTCGGGATACCATCATCAGTCGGCCCCCTAAACTCTGTACCAATGCCCAATAATTGCTCAGCACGAGCATTTAGTGGGTAACTCCTGTTAATCTGAGGAAGCTCTACCATATTAGATGGTATACCACCAGTACTGTGTCATAGCATCTCCAAACCGAACATTCTCATCATGATCAACTCATCTCTTCGGTGACGTTCTACATTGGTTAGACTGGGCCAAAATCAGTGTCAGGCCCTTTGGTATGTGTAATAACTACTACTGCTGGGTACACTGGTGCCATCCATTCAGGATCTCCTCCAGAACACCTACAAGACGACACATCATAGTAATGAGTCCCCCAAATGCATACATGTGGCACTTGTGAACCTGAGCCTTCCTCATAGTCGATTTAAAGATGACCCTATGTTGAGATTCGTATCGGTCATCAATGCATACAACAAGAATACTCGGTCACATATGATGTCCATATATCAGAAGCCATGAATCAGGCAGTTCATCATGACATTTAACCAAACCCTCGTCTCTTTGACCATGTGGGCATACATAATAGATTTGTAATATCTCTTGTTGCTATGTTTGGTCTACTGAGCCGTGAACTGCAGTCTACAAAGTAGGTTAGAACTAAAGGGTTGGTTTCCTCAATTGTGCCCAGTATAGAATTGATGCTGGCCGGTATGATTAACACGTTTCTACCTCGAAAGACGACGAAGTGTGAGCGCGTTTCTGGTACCTACTTGGCATAAAACTCAAGAACAATGCTAAGTTTTCATTTATTTGGCTTAGCAAATGCAAACCACATTCGAAGCTCTCTCATCTTCCTTAAGATCTGCGGGAACTCACGAGCTAGGCTATCACGATCAATGCAAACATCAAAGAAGTAGGAATCCTCCTTATGCTTCTTGTACCAATTCTTTCCTTCCTTCGATATCGCCTTCGCTCcatatctttttgttttccttgtgGGATCTGGAGGTTCAAGTGGAATGTTTCCGCTCCTTGGATGCTTTTTATGGGTTGACGGATCAACTGTTTTCCCGAGGCGTTGTTACGTGGACATGGTTACCTGCATAAATATATCAAAGTTCACCCCAAGGTATCACATCTAAAGGCAAGATATTGGTGACGTGTGCACTACCCCACACTTAATGCAAATTAGTTATAATTGAGGTACTCAGACTTCCCACAAGTTATAGCAACATCTTTAAACAGGCATTAAGTTCATCATTTTGTTCGACATCACAACATAGTAACCTCCACACAATCGGTAAACGGTTCTACTCGAGAATTCAacatatattactaaaaaagaatataacatGCAATTGTGTCATCTACTCAAGAATTCAACAACAAAGTAGTGTTTTCTACTCAAGAATTCAAAACACACATAAATTCTCATGAAACAAGCAATCTTATAACACAAATTCCGCTTCCCTCTCCCCAAGCAACCACATCGCCCACCACAACCATTAGATTCTATCCAAACGTCAAAGATGGAAGtaaattggaagaaaaaataCTTGGGAGACGCGTAGTAGTAGACAAAAGCTTCAAGGTACAAAAGGCCCTAGCTGCGCGACAACCAAGGGAACTAAAAGTTCTCTTGGGGGATGAGAAAGGGGGAAAATGAGAGAAATTGAGGGAATGGggggaaataaaaaaaatcgagTTTTAGAAGGGGAAATTAGGAGATGGGTCAGACTATTTAAGTTAAAATAGGTGAAAACCGTTTAATTCAATGAAATATGCAAAAATCAAACCAGTCCTCGCGTCGCGCTAGCCACAGAAGGTCTTCTGTTATTTCAATTCTAGTTTACCAAATATTTGGACATGGTCTTGCGATGTGGGACAAACACTTAGTGGCTATTTCACGtgatgtaaaaaaaatttaccgtCTAAGTTAAAATTGGACCTCAGCTCGTGCAGGGCGAGCTACAAAAAGCTCAGTGCCTCTATCTTCAGCAAGGAAAGATCTAAAACTCTCTTCGAGACGTGTGGATAACACGTCATTCCCTTGACATATTTTCCTCCATTAATGTACCAAAAAATCGTCAAACAATGACGGGTTTCCTCCAATACAACGCGTAACTTTTTGTCATGGCATGACTCatctttttgtattattttctatatatatattccttttCTTAACTAATAATAAactatcaaaaacaaaaatacttCTAACTCATTACAATGGTTCACGGGTTGCCTCTTGTGTCACGCCTGATCTAACGTCGCGGCAAAACCCATCTCATAACATACTCTTCATCCAGTGTGAGTGCTTCGATGTCATGATCCACATCCTTTCCAAAATAAGACCATTAGAAGGTATGTAGAACTTCTGTCCTTGTTTCTCAATTCAACTGCACCATGTTCGGtgattctcaccacttcaaatGGACCATTCCATTTAGATCAAAG is a genomic window containing:
- the LOC114074719 gene encoding uncharacterized protein LOC114074719 is translated as MKGVMRFGRKGNLSPRYIGPYQIVRRIGKVAYELDLPSDLEAVHPVFHVSMLRKCIGDPSRVFPVDNVQVTEELSYEEKPVAILDRQVRRLGTKDVASVKVLWRINNREEMTWEAEDKMKNKYPYVFPVPAGNSIPSLTILIDKRDYVVSCDPVRHL